From the Phycisphaeraceae bacterium genome, the window GATCACGAATGTAAATGATGTCGGCCCGCACTGTGCTGGCGAGCATGAGAGCCATAACAAGGATCAACCGCTGAAGCATGGCATTATCCCCCCGCGCGCCCGAGTCTTCATCAAGGCGGCAACCACAGCCTACAGCCTCATGCGCCATCGTCAACCGAAAAACTTGTATTCGTCAGCATTCGAACACCAAAATGAGGCGTTTTGGGCATTTTGGTGGGGGCATCGGGTGGGGCAGGCGGGGTCGTGGCGGAATATGCGAAATCTCAGAATCAGGCAGTGATTATGCCCGATGCGAGCGATCAGTTCTGTGCGCTTCTAATTACTTGGAATGTTCCTGAAATTTGTCAAGCGTTGTGTCCCCAAAGGCAGCGAGTTCGGCATCTCGCATGGCGCTGAGCGGACCGGTCGATGTGTATGGCACCAATGCCATTGCGCTCTTGACCAGATCGCGGCACTGGATCGCTGAGGGCGAGCGAGAAAGGGCGTATACCGGTTCATCATGATCGCCCGCGACTTCGTGCAGATAGCCGCCCTCGTGCAATGCGCGGACCATGATGGCGGCCAGAGGCTCGGGCACGCCCGAAGTCTCTGCAACGTGCCCGATGGTTACGGGCTCACCACGCTCAAAGTCCTGCACGATGGCGGAGGCGATCGTGAGAATGAGCCGGGGCTCGGCAACGAGCGGGCCGGTGTCTTCCGAACGTTGAGGGCGGCCTCCATTGGTTCCGACGATCTGCATGGCGTACGCGACCTGAAGCCCGAAGAGCACGGTGAGCCAGGTGACGTAAACCCACAGAAGAAAGATCGGAATGAGGGCGAGGGAGCCATAGAGCCTCGCGTAATTCGTCGAGAACGCGATGTAGTGCGTGAACCCCCACTTGCCGGCCTCCCACAGGATTGCAGCCACGATCGCGCCGATGAGCGCTGGGCGAAGATGCACGCGCGTGTTCGGAATGCGCATGTACGCGATGGTCAGCAATGTGGCACTGATTGCAACGGTTGCAAGAAACCCGAGCACATTGACGCGCAGCCACCCGAATGCCCCTTCGGTATCAACGTCGATCACCCACGCACGGAAGCGATTGCCGACGATGAATGTCGCGGCCAGCAGCAACATGCCCAGCGTGAGCATGGTCCAGTAGAGCGTGACACGCGTCCACCACGATCGACCCGTCACGCACCGAAAAACGTGATTGAACGCACGTTCGACTTCGACAAGCATGCCGATCGCAGCGTACACAAGTATCATCGCGCTGATGAACCCGATGGTCTTTTTGGGAACGGACCGGATGCGTGTCACCAACTCGGAGATCCAGGCTTCAAGGCGTTCGCCGCTTGATTCAGCATCGCTTGGCACGTCGCCGGGGGTGGAGATCGGCATCTGACCAAAGTCGAACGAGAAGTTGAAGGATGTATCGTTTTCTTCGGCGATATCGACGACGAGTTCGTTGAGCTTGGTGTATTCGAGTATGTTGCCCAGGCCGCGCTCGATGTCGGTATCTGAGACGATTGCACCAAAGACCACGAGCAGGATCACGCAGGTCGGAACGATGCCGAAGATGGTGCGATACGCCAGCGCAGCGGCCATGCGCGGGATCTGTGTGCGATAGAGCCCTCGCAAGGCGTCGCGCATGACTTCCACTGCCCGTTGCAGTTCCTCACGCTCGTGCGTGATGCGCGCCAGGAGGCTGGGCTTGCGGCGGGGTGGTGTCTTTGGGGGCATGAGAAGTTATCGCGACG encodes:
- a CDS encoding YihY/virulence factor BrkB family protein, translating into MPPKTPPRRKPSLLARITHEREELQRAVEVMRDALRGLYRTQIPRMAAALAYRTIFGIVPTCVILLVVFGAIVSDTDIERGLGNILEYTKLNELVVDIAEENDTSFNFSFDFGQMPISTPGDVPSDAESSGERLEAWISELVTRIRSVPKKTIGFISAMILVYAAIGMLVEVERAFNHVFRCVTGRSWWTRVTLYWTMLTLGMLLLAATFIVGNRFRAWVIDVDTEGAFGWLRVNVLGFLATVAISATLLTIAYMRIPNTRVHLRPALIGAIVAAILWEAGKWGFTHYIAFSTNYARLYGSLALIPIFLLWVYVTWLTVLFGLQVAYAMQIVGTNGGRPQRSEDTGPLVAEPRLILTIASAIVQDFERGEPVTIGHVAETSGVPEPLAAIMVRALHEGGYLHEVAGDHDEPVYALSRSPSAIQCRDLVKSAMALVPYTSTGPLSAMRDAELAAFGDTTLDKFQEHSK